One stretch of Pomacea canaliculata isolate SZHN2017 linkage group LG1, ASM307304v1, whole genome shotgun sequence DNA includes these proteins:
- the LOC112573942 gene encoding LOW QUALITY PROTEIN: DNA-3-methyladenine glycosylase-like (The sequence of the model RefSeq protein was modified relative to this genomic sequence to represent the inferred CDS: inserted 1 base in 1 codon; deleted 1 base in 1 codon) produces the protein MVDGIRIAARIVETEAYLGAVDKAAHSYKGQTDRNKAMFMQPGTAYVYNIYGIYCCINISSQGEGAAVLIRSVEPVEGMEKMLELRGSKSSSKKTLKARDLGNGPSKLCQSLAITKASINQRDLVTDDCIWIEADEPIPEEQVVVTARINIGYAEEWTDKPHEXYVLHNAHVSVRDKKSRARAGVIWSYKQLLLRTIKGLV, from the exons ATGGTCGATGGGATTCGAATAGCTGCTCGCATTGTGGAAACAGAAGCATATCTGGGAGCAGTGGACAAAGCAGCTCACTCGTACAAAGGTCAGACTGACCGTAATAAAGCAATGTTCATGCAGCCTGGCACAGCCTATGTGTACAATATCTATGGCATATACTGCTGCATAAATATATCCAGTCAAG GAGAGGGAGCCGCCGTGTTGATTCGAAGCGTGGAGCCAGTGGAAGGCATGGAGAAGATGCTGGAACTGAGAGGGAGCAAGTCTTCGTCCAAGAAGACGTTAAAGGCTAGAGACCTGGGAAATGGACCGTCCAAACTGTGCCAGTCTCTGGCCATCACCAAAGCCAGCATCAACCAGAGGGATCTGGTTACGGACGATTGCATCTGGATAGAAGCAGACGAGCCGATTCCAGAGGAACAGGTCGTGGTCACAGCGCGC ATTAACATAGGGTACGCTGAGGAGTGGACAGACAAGCCCCATG ACTATGTTCTCCACAATGCCCACGTCAGCGTCAGGGACAAAAAAAGCAGAGCAAGGGCTGGCGTCATCTGGTCTTACAAGCAGTTACTTTTGAGAACAATTAAAGGCCTGGTCTAG
- the LOC112561011 gene encoding probable ATP-dependent RNA helicase DDX46, translating to MQGSNKFQSSNDGRTHGKQQITVSRVASTILQLGDRNGSKLSDIRKAIASKTGLQPTFLQLKTIVRRGLREGALKTSSENRFMVDRGNGQEIPCKRSRQRSDSANSSRGRRRRHRSRGRRRRRRRSRRRRRRRRGRRRRGRRRRRGRRRSEDDVEGADDEGDSKASTCDDSLSLERQKKLKI from the coding sequence ATGCAGGGATCCAACAAGTTCCAGTCTTCCAATGACGGGAGGACCCATGGCAAGCAGCAGATCACAGTGTCACGGGTGGCCTCGACCATCTTGCAGCTGGGGGACAGGAATGGCTCTAAGCTCTCAGACATTCGCAAGGCGATCGCCTCGAAGACCGGCTTGCAGCCCACCTTCCTGCAGCTCAAGACCATTGTCCGCAGAGGCCTTCGAGAAGGAGCGCTGAAGACTTCTTCCGAGAACCGGTTCATGGTGGACAGAGGAAATGGCCAGGAAATTCCTTGCAAGCGCTCAAGACAACGCAGTGATTCGGCCAATTCGAGTCGGGGACGTCGACGGCGACATCGCAGCCGCGGTAGGCGCCGAAGACGCCGACGATCTCGCCGTCGCCGACGAAGGCGCCGAGGAAGACGCCGAAGAGGTCGACGAAGACGCCGAGGACGACGTCGAAGCGAGGACGACGTCGAAGGCGCCGACGACGAAGGCGATAGTAAGGCCAGCACTTGCGACGACTCACTGAGCTTAGAACGCCAGAAAAagctaaaaatttaa